GTGCAGGTGTGCGGCAGCGCGTGGCTGCGGCCGGAGGGCAACGGCGCATGAGCGGGGCACGCGGAGTACGGCGCCAGCGCGCGTTCCTGGTCGGCCTGCAGGTGAGCGCGGGCGGCGCGCCCGCGGACGAGCGCAGCGGCAGCACCGCCCCGGCCAGCCTGGTGGAGCGGGCGCCGGAGTGGGACGTGCAGCAGTGTCTCGACGAACTGGCGCGGCTGGCGGACAGTGCCGGACTGCACGTGGCCGGGCGCGCCTGGCAGCGCCGCCGGCAGCCCGATCCGCGCACCTATGTCGGTGCCGGCAAGATCGCGGACGTCGCGGCCGCGGCGCACGAGGCCGGCGCCGACGTGGTGCTGTTCGACGAAGAGCTGTCGCCGTCACAGCTCCGCAACGTGGAGCGGATCCTCGGCGACGACCTGTTGGCGATCGACCGCACGGCGCTGATCCTGGACGTGTTCGCCCGCCACGCCCGCAGCCGTGAAGGCAAGCTGCAGGTCGAGCTGGCGCAGTTGGAGTACCGGTTGCCGCGCCTGACCCGGCTGTGGACGCACCTCGCCCGGCAGGCCGGCGGGCGCGCCGGCGGGGGCGTCGGGTTGCGCGGCCCCGGCGAGACGCAGATCGAGGCGGATCGGCGACAGATTCGCCGCCGGCTTGCAACGCTGCGTGCGCGCATCGATCAGCTCTCGCGGCAGCGGCGCCACGGCCGCGCGCAGCGCCACCGCGCCGGCGGCACCATGGTGGCGCTGGTCGGCTACACGAACGCGGGCAAGAGCAGCCTGATGAACCGGCTCACGGGTGCCGGCGTATACGCCGCGGACCGGCTGTTTGCGACCCTCGACCCCACCACGCGGCGGGTGGATCTGGGTGCCGGACGGCAGGCGCTGCTGACCGACACGGTCGGCTTCATCCAGAAGCTGCCGCACCAGTTGGTGGCCGCGTTCCGGGCCACGCTGGAGGAGGTGACGGAGGCCGACCTGCTGGCGCTGGTGGCCGATGCGAGCGACCCGCGCCACCTGCAGCAGCAGCGGGCGGTGGTGGACGTGCTGGCGCAGATCGGCGCCGGCGACATTCCCCGCATGTCGATCCTGAACAAGATCGACCTGGTCGATCGCGGCTCGCCGTTGCGGCTCGGCCTGGAGGGGGCGGTGGCGGTCAGCGCGGTTACCGGCGAGGGGATCGGCGACCTGTGTGCGGCGCTGCGCGGGCGCCTTGCGGAAGGCCACGTGCGGGTTGCGTTCGACGTTCCGTACAGCAGGTCGGCGCTGCTGGGCGTGGTGCGGGCGGCGGGGCACATCGAGCGCCAGGAGGCGAGGGCGGACGGCTACCGGGTGCGCGCCGTGGTGCCGCGCCACCTGGCCGCCGCACTGCGCGGGGGCGATGCGGCGGCATTGGGCTGGCGCGGGGGATAGGCATGAACGAAGAACGTATTGTCCTGATCGAAGACGACTCGGCGGTGGCCAAGGGACTGAGCTTCGCCCTGGAGCAGGAGGGCTACGTGGTGCTGTGCGGGGGCGATGGCGCCACCGGCTACGAGCTGGTCGCAGAGCAGGGCCCGCACTTGATCATTCTCGACATCCGGCTGCCCGACACCAGTGGCTTCGACCTGTGCCGCCGGCTCCGCCAGGAGGGGTTCCGGCAACCGATTCTGATGCTGACCGCGCGTGACGAAGAGGTGGACAAGGTGCTAGGGTTCGAGTTGGGCGCGGACGACTACGTGGTAAAGCCGTACCGGTTGCGGGAGCTGCTGTCACGGATCCGCGCGCTGTTGCGCCGCGCCTACGGCGAGCTGGCGCAGCGCAGCAGCAACGAGAAGATCGTGTTCGACGACGTGACCATTGACCTGGAGTTGCTGCAGGTGTTCCGGGCCGGCGAGATCGTGTATCTGACCCCGACCGAGTTTCGGCTGCTGCGCTACCTCATCTCCCATCCCGACCGCCC
This Spirochaetaceae bacterium DNA region includes the following protein-coding sequences:
- a CDS encoding response regulator transcription factor codes for the protein MNEERIVLIEDDSAVAKGLSFALEQEGYVVLCGGDGATGYELVAEQGPHLIILDIRLPDTSGFDLCRRLRQEGFRQPILMLTARDEEVDKVLGFELGADDYVVKPYRLRELLSRIRALLRRAYGELAQRSSNEKIVFDDVTIDLELLQVFRAGEIVYLTPTEFRLLRYLISHPDRPVTRDQILEAVWGYHAEVGYDRTVDVHMRHLREKLERDPTHPRRLVTVRGHGYKFSSRPPQ
- the hflX gene encoding GTPase HflX codes for the protein AGVRQRVAAAGGQRRMSGARGVRRQRAFLVGLQVSAGGAPADERSGSTAPASLVERAPEWDVQQCLDELARLADSAGLHVAGRAWQRRRQPDPRTYVGAGKIADVAAAAHEAGADVVLFDEELSPSQLRNVERILGDDLLAIDRTALILDVFARHARSREGKLQVELAQLEYRLPRLTRLWTHLARQAGGRAGGGVGLRGPGETQIEADRRQIRRRLATLRARIDQLSRQRRHGRAQRHRAGGTMVALVGYTNAGKSSLMNRLTGAGVYAADRLFATLDPTTRRVDLGAGRQALLTDTVGFIQKLPHQLVAAFRATLEEVTEADLLALVADASDPRHLQQQRAVVDVLAQIGAGDIPRMSILNKIDLVDRGSPLRLGLEGAVAVSAVTGEGIGDLCAALRGRLAEGHVRVAFDVPYSRSALLGVVRAAGHIERQEARADGYRVRAVVPRHLAAALRGGDAAALGWRGG